ATGCTCCGCGACGCGGGCTTCGCCGTGAGCGACCGGTGTGCGATCCGACCCAAGAGCTTCGACGTCGCGGCGCGGCGCGGCGAGGACCTCGTCCTCTTGAAGATTCTCGGCAACATCGACGGCCTCGACGCCGAAACGGGCGTCGAGATGCGCCGCCTCGGCGAGTACCTCGGCGCGACGCCGTTCGTCATCGGGCTCCGGACCCGCGACGAGGAGCTGAAACCGGGCGTCGTCTACTTCCGTCACGGCGTTCCGGTACTGAGCCCCGACACCGTCTACGACCTCGTCATCGAGGAGGTGCCGCCGCTGATCTACGCCGCCCCCGGCGGGCTCTACGTCAACATCGACGAGGAGATCCTCGCGGACGAGCGCCGCCAGCAGAACATGAGCCTGGGCCAGCTCGCGAGCGAACTCGGCGTCTCCCGACGAACCGTCTCGAAGTACGAGGACGGCATGAACGCCTCCATCGAGGTCGCGATGCGTCTGGAGGAGCTGTTCGACGCCCCCCTCACGAGCCCCGTCGACGTACTCGCCGGGGCGGGCGAGGTCCGAGAGTCCGAACCGACGCCCGGCGCGCTCTCGGTCGATCCGGACGACGAACACATCGTCACCGTGCTCACCCGCGCGGGGTTCACCGTCCACCCGACCGCACGCGCGCCGTTCAAGGCGGTGAGCGAGGACGCCGACGAAGACGACGAGAACGTCCTCACCGGCCACTCCCAACTCTCGAAGACCGCCCAGAAACGGGCGCGCATCATGGCTTCTATTGGAAAAGTGACGCTCACCCGCTCGGTCTACTTCGTCGACGAGACTCCCAAAGAGGAGGTCGAAGGAACCGCGTTCATCGAGTGCGCGGAGGCCGAGAGCCTCTCCGACGCGGACGAACTGAAGGAGCTGATCCACGAGCGGACCGACCCGCCCGAAGAGGTCGCGTAGGTCGGGTTCGAGACGTCGCGGTCTTCGGTACGGCTCACCGATCCAGCCGGGAGTTCGTCCCTCGAGCTCGACCGTCTTCGACGGATACGTGCGGCCACGGCAGTCGTCGTTACGGACTGCTGTACCGGTATACCGCTCGGACCGAGCGGCGGGGACCGGTCTGACCGGTACGGACTACAGCAGTCCGTAGTGGGGATCTCCTCGGAGGTCGAGCGCCGACAGAAAGACGGTAGCAGGATCGGATTCGGCTCAACGACCCGGTTTGAGTACTCGCCACGCGATCCCCGGACGAAACAGCGAGGTTGGCCGGTTCTCCATCGTGACGACGCGATTGAAGGATTCGGCCAGGCTTCCGTCGGTCTGGGCCTTACGATGCAGTCTGGCGACGTACCCGTTCACGAGGTCCGTCCCGAACGGTTTGGGACCGGTCGTCCGTTGGAACTGGAAGTCGGAGCCGACCGCGAGCCTCCACGCGTCGTCGACGACGTCTGCGGCACGCTCGAAGAACCCGAGTGCGACCTCGTCACTGCGCTCGGTCGCCAGCGTGTGGTGTAGCTGGAGAGCCTCGAGCGCGGCCACGGTCATGCCCTGGCCGTAGATCGGATTGAAGCTGGCGATCGCGTCACCGACGACGACCAGACCCACGGGGAACCGGTCGAGGTCCTCGTAGCGGCGTCTGACGTTCGCCGGGAACGGGTAGTGCGCGATCTCCTCCGAGACCAGCGCGTGCTCCTCGAGGAGGCGTTCTATATCGGGGATCGGGAGACTGGCTGCGTACTCGACGAACCCCTCCGGATCCGTCGGCGGCCGGTCGCCGTGGACGCCGACCAGCGTCAGCAGCCGCCGTCCGTGTTCGATCGGAAACGTTCCACAGCCCCGCGTTCGCGGCGGGTTCGGCATCAGGAAGAACGACCGGCGGCTCTCGGCGGGTCGTTCGATGACGGCCGTGCTGTACGCCAGGTCGATGTACACCTCGTCGGTCGTGGGCGAGGGAAAGCCGTGTCTCTCGAGCCAGGCAGGCGTCCGGGAGGTTCGTCCGGTGGCGTCGACGACCAGCTCGGCCTCGATCTCCCGTTCGCCACCCCCGGTTCGGACGATCACCCCCTCGACGGTCGTACCCTCGTCGACGAGGTAGTCGACGAACTGACACTCGTCCCGTATCGTGACACGATCGAGTGCGGCGACCCGTCGTCGGGTGATTCGCTCGAACAGCGGCCGACTCGCACAGTACATCGGCATCCGGGTCGGCCCGTCCGCGAGGAAGTCCCCCTCCTCGTATATTGCCAGGTCGCTGGCGAGGTCGATCACCAGCGCGCCGGCCCCGATCACCTCCTCGCCGTAGCCGGGAAAGATGTCCTCTAGCGTCGCCTGTCCTGCCGTCTGCATCACGTGGATGTGGCGTGCCTGGGGGGTCCCCGGACGGGCGACCGCGTCCTCCGGAAGTGGGTCTCGTTCGACGAGTGTGACCGTTTCGAACCGATCGACCAGCACACGGGTCGCGACCAGTCCGGCCATGCTCGCCCCGACGACCACCGCGTGCCCACCCCTCTCGGCGATCCGATCGGGATCGTATCGGGAAACGGTTGCCAGGGCCATCCGTCGACCTCTCGACTCTCCCTCGAGCCGAGAGTAAATAACGCTACTCCGTGACACTCGCCCAGGGTGCGACGTCTCGTCAGCCGGTGACCCCGCTCCGCCCCGTCCTCGACAGGACGGCTCCGACGGACTCCCCGGACCGACTCGACCACGCCGCACTGCGTCGCCGATCGGTGGAGACGGCTCCCGACTCAGGGGGCCACCAGGGTCCCGCGTTCCGCGACGTGCCCGCACTCCGGACAGGCCTCGTAGCCCTGAACGAT
This region of Halalkalicoccus sp. CGA53 genomic DNA includes:
- a CDS encoding FAD-dependent oxidoreductase: MALATVSRYDPDRIAERGGHAVVVGASMAGLVATRVLVDRFETVTLVERDPLPEDAVARPGTPQARHIHVMQTAGQATLEDIFPGYGEEVIGAGALVIDLASDLAIYEEGDFLADGPTRMPMYCASRPLFERITRRRVAALDRVTIRDECQFVDYLVDEGTTVEGVIVRTGGGEREIEAELVVDATGRTSRTPAWLERHGFPSPTTDEVYIDLAYSTAVIERPAESRRSFFLMPNPPRTRGCGTFPIEHGRRLLTLVGVHGDRPPTDPEGFVEYAASLPIPDIERLLEEHALVSEEIAHYPFPANVRRRYEDLDRFPVGLVVVGDAIASFNPIYGQGMTVAALEALQLHHTLATERSDEVALGFFERAADVVDDAWRLAVGSDFQFQRTTGPKPFGTDLVNGYVARLHRKAQTDGSLAESFNRVVTMENRPTSLFRPGIAWRVLKPGR
- a CDS encoding transcriptional regulator, which produces MSRSALVGNVIAMLRDAGFAVSDRCAIRPKSFDVAARRGEDLVLLKILGNIDGLDAETGVEMRRLGEYLGATPFVIGLRTRDEELKPGVVYFRHGVPVLSPDTVYDLVIEEVPPLIYAAPGGLYVNIDEEILADERRQQNMSLGQLASELGVSRRTVSKYEDGMNASIEVAMRLEELFDAPLTSPVDVLAGAGEVRESEPTPGALSVDPDDEHIVTVLTRAGFTVHPTARAPFKAVSEDADEDDENVLTGHSQLSKTAQKRARIMASIGKVTLTRSVYFVDETPKEEVEGTAFIECAEAESLSDADELKELIHERTDPPEEVA